A portion of the Acidobacteriaceae bacterium genome contains these proteins:
- a CDS encoding carboxypeptidase regulatory-like domain-containing protein, which produces MKHFFFALLLLCPFAAYAQTASVGGAVQDPSGAVIPKAHIEFRNQDTGVRRQSVSNGDGIYRIDALDPGKYDATVQSPGFKTLTKENVVFHVADQVRLDFRMQVGEASQHVDVDAGGMQMNTTDAAVGTVVDRKFVENMPLNGRSFQDLISMTPGIVNQSPQATGTQLLGASGDFSVNGQRTQSNNYIVDGVSANIGAGYASGIGQSATGGTVSGGTALGTTQTLVSVDALQEFRVQSSTYSSEYGRSPGGQFSLGTRSGTNALHGGIFDYLRNNYFDANDWFNDHYGTAIPALRQNDFGGTVGGPIRIPHLYNGESRSFFFVSYEGLRLTQPTASTIQYVPDLFMRQQAIAAVRPIFNAFPLPTGIDYGTAASPSLAQFIAPFSLPSSIDSTSVRLDHTVSPKLALFFRFSETPSSAVARPNLARTTTSSDASTYTVGATDQISPNLTDEFRLGYSRADETMLSKIDNFGGATPIDLVAAVGGSAAATEPFILLDISGLGNTLFGQPYGGSAGRQWNLVDTLSLTVGHHHLKMGVDYRRIKTKLMPPTSEPYAGFESTTSMLAGAPEVTIFVARKAATPIFVETALFIQDEWRPHPKLSLSFGMRWDDDPAPTEQHGDDAYTVLGSVTNPSSLQLAPQGTPLWKTGWFNFAPRLGAAWTVRQSPGSETVLRAGGGVFYDTANDIAALGYSSLGFFADTYGYGVTIPYNQSELNVPLTVKAPYNSAAIIAFPTHLQLPYTLEWNVSLQQAFGSRQSFTASYVGSNGRRLLNLQEFSLSKLNPNFNLVEYPASGITSNYQALQLQFQRSVARGFQALASYSWSHALDFGSQSYNLPLQRGNADFDIRHNLQAGVSWDLPGLQGHSLVGQLVNGWGSDLRLIVRTGYPVMPNGSLAIDPATGSEYNGTLNLVANQPTYLYGSQYPGGRIINHAAFCLPSVCSGEAAPRNFVRGFGENQVNMAIRREFRLHDAFALQFRAEAFNILNHPNFGYIDPTYSDATFGQTTKMLNASLGTVASQYQQGGARSMQFALKLNF; this is translated from the coding sequence ATGAAACACTTCTTCTTTGCTCTTCTCTTACTGTGTCCTTTCGCCGCCTACGCCCAGACCGCTTCAGTCGGAGGCGCGGTGCAAGACCCGAGCGGAGCTGTTATTCCGAAGGCTCATATAGAGTTTCGTAACCAGGATACTGGGGTTCGCCGGCAGAGTGTTTCGAACGGCGATGGGATCTATCGAATCGATGCTCTCGATCCGGGTAAGTATGACGCGACGGTTCAGTCTCCGGGCTTCAAGACCCTGACGAAAGAGAACGTCGTTTTTCACGTTGCCGATCAGGTTCGGTTGGACTTCAGAATGCAGGTTGGTGAGGCATCTCAGCATGTGGATGTGGATGCTGGTGGGATGCAGATGAACACGACAGATGCTGCCGTAGGCACGGTTGTCGACAGGAAGTTCGTCGAGAATATGCCACTCAATGGCAGAAGCTTTCAGGATCTGATTTCAATGACGCCTGGAATCGTTAACCAAAGCCCGCAGGCAACCGGAACACAGCTCCTTGGAGCGAGCGGAGACTTTAGCGTAAACGGCCAGAGAACCCAATCGAATAACTACATCGTCGACGGTGTCTCAGCCAATATTGGAGCGGGATATGCAAGCGGCATCGGTCAGTCAGCAACCGGAGGTACGGTTAGCGGAGGTACGGCACTAGGTACGACTCAGACGCTTGTCTCCGTTGATGCTCTGCAGGAGTTTCGCGTGCAGAGTTCAACCTATTCGTCAGAATATGGGCGGTCGCCCGGTGGACAATTTTCCCTCGGGACAAGGTCTGGAACTAATGCGCTTCACGGCGGCATTTTTGACTACCTGCGGAATAACTACTTCGATGCAAACGATTGGTTCAACGATCACTATGGCACGGCCATCCCAGCCCTGCGGCAGAACGACTTTGGAGGAACGGTTGGCGGTCCAATCAGGATTCCGCATCTCTATAACGGTGAGAGCCGGAGCTTCTTTTTCGTCTCTTATGAAGGGCTCCGTCTGACGCAGCCAACTGCTTCGACGATCCAATACGTTCCCGACCTTTTTATGCGACAGCAGGCGATTGCCGCCGTTCGTCCGATCTTTAATGCGTTTCCACTCCCTACGGGAATTGACTATGGAACAGCCGCAAGCCCCAGCCTTGCTCAATTCATCGCCCCATTCTCGCTGCCGAGCTCGATCGATTCCACGAGCGTTCGACTGGATCATACGGTCAGTCCGAAGCTTGCTCTTTTCTTCCGTTTCAGTGAGACCCCGAGTTCTGCTGTCGCGCGGCCGAATCTTGCGCGAACAACAACGAGCAGCGATGCGTCCACCTACACCGTCGGAGCGACGGATCAGATATCGCCGAATCTTACTGATGAGTTCCGACTCGGCTACTCTCGTGCTGACGAAACGATGCTCAGTAAGATCGATAACTTTGGTGGGGCGACGCCAATCGATCTTGTCGCAGCGGTTGGGGGTTCCGCTGCTGCTACTGAGCCGTTTATCCTCCTCGACATATCGGGTCTTGGCAATACGCTTTTTGGACAGCCTTATGGCGGATCGGCCGGTCGGCAGTGGAACCTGGTCGATACGCTTAGCCTGACTGTGGGACATCACCACCTTAAGATGGGAGTCGACTATCGGCGCATTAAGACGAAGCTCATGCCTCCTACCTCCGAGCCGTATGCGGGGTTTGAGAGTACGACGTCCATGCTGGCCGGTGCGCCGGAGGTCACTATCTTTGTCGCTCGCAAAGCAGCTACTCCGATCTTCGTGGAGACTGCGCTCTTCATTCAGGATGAATGGCGGCCTCACCCGAAGTTGAGTCTGTCGTTCGGGATGCGATGGGATGACGACCCGGCACCTACCGAACAGCATGGTGACGATGCCTATACTGTGCTCGGGAGTGTTACGAATCCGAGCTCTCTTCAACTGGCGCCTCAGGGAACTCCCTTGTGGAAGACGGGCTGGTTCAACTTTGCGCCACGGCTGGGAGCTGCTTGGACTGTGCGCCAAAGTCCTGGAAGCGAGACCGTTCTACGAGCGGGTGGTGGGGTCTTCTACGACACAGCGAATGATATTGCCGCGCTTGGCTACAGCAGTCTAGGATTCTTTGCTGATACCTACGGGTACGGAGTTACCATCCCCTATAACCAGAGCGAGCTGAACGTTCCGCTGACGGTCAAGGCGCCTTACAACTCTGCGGCCATCATTGCCTTCCCGACACACCTGCAACTGCCGTACACGCTCGAATGGAATGTTAGCCTTCAGCAGGCGTTTGGCTCTAGGCAGTCTTTTACGGCTTCATACGTCGGCAGTAACGGACGCCGTCTCTTGAATCTGCAAGAGTTTTCGTTGTCGAAACTGAACCCAAACTTCAATCTTGTCGAGTATCCCGCGAGTGGAATCACCTCGAACTATCAGGCGTTGCAGCTTCAGTTTCAGCGTTCAGTTGCACGAGGCTTTCAAGCTCTGGCCTCGTATAGCTGGTCGCACGCACTGGACTTCGGATCGCAGTCCTACAATTTGCCTTTGCAGCGGGGGAACGCTGATTTCGATATCCGGCATAACCTGCAGGCTGGCGTGAGCTGGGACCTTCCTGGCCTTCAAGGCCATTCTCTTGTGGGGCAACTTGTCAATGGCTGGGGCAGTGACCTGCGTTTGATCGTCCGCACAGGCTATCCCGTGATGCCGAATGGGAGTCTTGCGATCGATCCGGCGACCGGTAGCGAGTACAACGGCACTCTGAATCTGGTTGCTAATCAACCGACCTATCTCTACGGATCACAATATCCCGGCGGACGGATCATCAATCACGCTGCCTTCTGCCTGCCCTCGGTCTGTAGTGGGGAAGCGGCTCCGCGAAACTTCGTCCGAGGCTTTGGGGAGAACCAGGTGAACATGGCCATTCGTCGAGAGTTTCGTCTCCATGATGCGTTCGCTCTCCAGTTTCGGGCTGAGGCTTTCAACATTCTCAATCATCCGAACTTTGGCTATATCGATCCAACGTACTCGGATGCAACCTTCGGGCAAACAACGAAGATGCTCAATGCGAGCTTAGGCACTGTCGCCTCGCAATATCAGCAAGGTGGGGCGCGATCCATGCAGTTCGCGCTCAAGCTAAATTTCTAG